From Quercus lobata isolate SW786 chromosome 1, ValleyOak3.0 Primary Assembly, whole genome shotgun sequence, one genomic window encodes:
- the LOC115981670 gene encoding phytochromobilin:ferredoxin oxidoreductase, chloroplastic isoform X3 translates to MESCTTSSLRSFCVTLKPPVVLSTSVGVFSSTHSCWWRRRKRASFHVSAISYKKFIGFALNEAKRQTHLVPSPLQEQFNSMISMDGKAELQMLSFQAPKIRLLRSMSIETEVMQVLDFAVFPESEFDVPIFCANCFSTSSTNIVVLDLNPLHDVISRRDYKDRYYKSLMPLGLKYAELLPWGGKLTSESLKFFSPIVLWTRFSPSQDRFDILYSAFMDYYKAWFELIKPAVGETDASQIMSNREAQHRYLTWRAEKDPGHGMLTKLIGERSSKELLRNFLFNGINELGSRTFLDYFPEYRCEDGTINEKRSIIGKSFENRPWDTRGEFIG, encoded by the exons ATGGAGTCCTGTACTACTTCTTCGTTGAGAAGCTTCTGTGTAACACTAAAGCCTCCAGTAGTACTAAGCACTAGTGTAGGAGTGTTTTCTAGCACTCATAGCTgttggtggaggaggaggaagagagcTTCTTTTCATGTTTCAGCAATTTCTTACAAGAAGTTCATCGGATTTGCTCTAAATGAAGCTAAGCGCCAAACCCATTTGGTTCCTTCTCCTTTGCAG GAACAGTTTAATTCAATGATATCCATGGATGGTAAAGCAGAACTTCAAATGTTATCATTTCAAGCTCCCAAGATTAGACTTCTACGGAGTATGAGCATTGAGACTGAAGTAATGCAG GTTTTGGACTTTGCTGTCTTTCCAGAATCGGAATTTGATGTACCCATATTTTGTGCCAACTGTTTCTCCACCAGTAGCACAAACATAGTGGTCTT GGACCTTAACCCTTTGCATGATGTCATTAGTCGAAGAGATTATAAGGACAGATACTATAAAAGTTTAATGCCTCTTGGTCTCAAGTATGCTGAG CTTCTGCCCTGGGGAGGAAAGCTCACAAGCGAgtctttaaaatttttctcaCCAATTGTGCTATGGACCAGATTTTCTCCAAGCCAAGACAGATTTGATATCTTATATTCTGCATTCATGGATTATTACAAG GCTTGGTTTGAGCTGATAAAGCCAGCAGTAGGGGAGACAGATGCATCCCAAATTATGAGCAATCGTGAAGCACAACATAGATATCTAACATGGAGAGCTGAGAAG GATCCTGGTCACGGAATGCTGACAAAATTGATTGGGGAGAGAAGTTCAAag GAGTTGTTGAGGAACTTCCTCTTTAATGGAATTAATGAGCTAGGAAGCAGAACATTCCTGGATTACTTTCCTGAGTACCGCTGTGAAGATGGGACTATAAATGAGAAGCGCAGCATTATTGGAAAGTCTTTTGAAAATCGCCCTTGGGATACAAGAGGGGAATTCATTG GTTAA
- the LOC115981670 gene encoding phytochromobilin:ferredoxin oxidoreductase, chloroplastic isoform X1, translating to MESCTTSSLRSFCVTLKPPVVLSTSVGVFSSTHSCWWRRRKRASFHVSAISYKKFIGFALNEAKRQTHLVPSPLQEQFNSMISMDGKAELQMLSFQAPKIRLLRSMSIETEVMQVLDFAVFPESEFDVPIFCANCFSTSSTNIVVLDLNPLHDVISRRDYKDRYYKSLMPLGLKYAELLPWGGKLTSESLKFFSPIVLWTRFSPSQDRFDILYSAFMDYYKAWFELIKPAVGETDASQIMSNREAQHRYLTWRAEKDPGHGMLTKLIGERSSKELLRNFLFNGINELGSRTFLDYFPEYRCEDGTINEKRSIIGKSFENRPWDTRGEFIETQPEERSKNRDEET from the exons ATGGAGTCCTGTACTACTTCTTCGTTGAGAAGCTTCTGTGTAACACTAAAGCCTCCAGTAGTACTAAGCACTAGTGTAGGAGTGTTTTCTAGCACTCATAGCTgttggtggaggaggaggaagagagcTTCTTTTCATGTTTCAGCAATTTCTTACAAGAAGTTCATCGGATTTGCTCTAAATGAAGCTAAGCGCCAAACCCATTTGGTTCCTTCTCCTTTGCAG GAACAGTTTAATTCAATGATATCCATGGATGGTAAAGCAGAACTTCAAATGTTATCATTTCAAGCTCCCAAGATTAGACTTCTACGGAGTATGAGCATTGAGACTGAAGTAATGCAG GTTTTGGACTTTGCTGTCTTTCCAGAATCGGAATTTGATGTACCCATATTTTGTGCCAACTGTTTCTCCACCAGTAGCACAAACATAGTGGTCTT GGACCTTAACCCTTTGCATGATGTCATTAGTCGAAGAGATTATAAGGACAGATACTATAAAAGTTTAATGCCTCTTGGTCTCAAGTATGCTGAG CTTCTGCCCTGGGGAGGAAAGCTCACAAGCGAgtctttaaaatttttctcaCCAATTGTGCTATGGACCAGATTTTCTCCAAGCCAAGACAGATTTGATATCTTATATTCTGCATTCATGGATTATTACAAG GCTTGGTTTGAGCTGATAAAGCCAGCAGTAGGGGAGACAGATGCATCCCAAATTATGAGCAATCGTGAAGCACAACATAGATATCTAACATGGAGAGCTGAGAAG GATCCTGGTCACGGAATGCTGACAAAATTGATTGGGGAGAGAAGTTCAAag GAGTTGTTGAGGAACTTCCTCTTTAATGGAATTAATGAGCTAGGAAGCAGAACATTCCTGGATTACTTTCCTGAGTACCGCTGTGAAGATGGGACTATAAATGAGAAGCGCAGCATTATTGGAAAGTCTTTTGAAAATCGCCCTTGGGATACAAGAGGGGAATTCATTG AAACACAACCTGAAGAACGCAGCAAGAATAGAGACGAAGAGACCTGA
- the LOC115981670 gene encoding phytochromobilin:ferredoxin oxidoreductase, chloroplastic isoform X2, which translates to MESCTTSSLRSFCVTLKPPVVLSTSVGVFSSTHSCWWRRRKRASFHVSAISYKKFIGFALNEAKRQTHLVPSPLQEQFNSMISMDGKAELQMLSFQAPKIRLLRSMSIETEVMQVLDFAVFPESEFDVPIFCANCFSTSSTNIVVLDLNPLHDVISRRDYKDRYYKSLMPLGLKYAELLPWGGKLTSESLKFFSPIVLWTRFSPSQDRFDILYSAFMDYYKAWFELIKPAVGETDASQIMSNREAQHRYLTWRAEKDPGHGMLTKLIGERSSKELLRNFLFNGINELGSRTFLDYFPEYRCEDGTINEKRSIIGKSFENRPWDTRGEFIGKISN; encoded by the exons ATGGAGTCCTGTACTACTTCTTCGTTGAGAAGCTTCTGTGTAACACTAAAGCCTCCAGTAGTACTAAGCACTAGTGTAGGAGTGTTTTCTAGCACTCATAGCTgttggtggaggaggaggaagagagcTTCTTTTCATGTTTCAGCAATTTCTTACAAGAAGTTCATCGGATTTGCTCTAAATGAAGCTAAGCGCCAAACCCATTTGGTTCCTTCTCCTTTGCAG GAACAGTTTAATTCAATGATATCCATGGATGGTAAAGCAGAACTTCAAATGTTATCATTTCAAGCTCCCAAGATTAGACTTCTACGGAGTATGAGCATTGAGACTGAAGTAATGCAG GTTTTGGACTTTGCTGTCTTTCCAGAATCGGAATTTGATGTACCCATATTTTGTGCCAACTGTTTCTCCACCAGTAGCACAAACATAGTGGTCTT GGACCTTAACCCTTTGCATGATGTCATTAGTCGAAGAGATTATAAGGACAGATACTATAAAAGTTTAATGCCTCTTGGTCTCAAGTATGCTGAG CTTCTGCCCTGGGGAGGAAAGCTCACAAGCGAgtctttaaaatttttctcaCCAATTGTGCTATGGACCAGATTTTCTCCAAGCCAAGACAGATTTGATATCTTATATTCTGCATTCATGGATTATTACAAG GCTTGGTTTGAGCTGATAAAGCCAGCAGTAGGGGAGACAGATGCATCCCAAATTATGAGCAATCGTGAAGCACAACATAGATATCTAACATGGAGAGCTGAGAAG GATCCTGGTCACGGAATGCTGACAAAATTGATTGGGGAGAGAAGTTCAAag GAGTTGTTGAGGAACTTCCTCTTTAATGGAATTAATGAGCTAGGAAGCAGAACATTCCTGGATTACTTTCCTGAGTACCGCTGTGAAGATGGGACTATAAATGAGAAGCGCAGCATTATTGGAAAGTCTTTTGAAAATCGCCCTTGGGATACAAGAGGGGAATTCATTGGTAAAATTTCTAACTAA
- the LOC115981670 gene encoding phytochromobilin:ferredoxin oxidoreductase, chloroplastic isoform X4 has product MESCTTSSLRSFCVTLKPPVVLSTSVGVFSSTHSCWWRRRKRASFHVSAISYKKFIGFALNEAKRQTHLVPSPLQEQFNSMISMDGKAELQMLSFQAPKIRLLRSMSIETEVMQLLPWGGKLTSESLKFFSPIVLWTRFSPSQDRFDILYSAFMDYYKAWFELIKPAVGETDASQIMSNREAQHRYLTWRAEKDPGHGMLTKLIGERSSKELLRNFLFNGINELGSRTFLDYFPEYRCEDGTINEKRSIIGKSFENRPWDTRGEFIETQPEERSKNRDEET; this is encoded by the exons ATGGAGTCCTGTACTACTTCTTCGTTGAGAAGCTTCTGTGTAACACTAAAGCCTCCAGTAGTACTAAGCACTAGTGTAGGAGTGTTTTCTAGCACTCATAGCTgttggtggaggaggaggaagagagcTTCTTTTCATGTTTCAGCAATTTCTTACAAGAAGTTCATCGGATTTGCTCTAAATGAAGCTAAGCGCCAAACCCATTTGGTTCCTTCTCCTTTGCAG GAACAGTTTAATTCAATGATATCCATGGATGGTAAAGCAGAACTTCAAATGTTATCATTTCAAGCTCCCAAGATTAGACTTCTACGGAGTATGAGCATTGAGACTGAAGTAATGCAG CTTCTGCCCTGGGGAGGAAAGCTCACAAGCGAgtctttaaaatttttctcaCCAATTGTGCTATGGACCAGATTTTCTCCAAGCCAAGACAGATTTGATATCTTATATTCTGCATTCATGGATTATTACAAG GCTTGGTTTGAGCTGATAAAGCCAGCAGTAGGGGAGACAGATGCATCCCAAATTATGAGCAATCGTGAAGCACAACATAGATATCTAACATGGAGAGCTGAGAAG GATCCTGGTCACGGAATGCTGACAAAATTGATTGGGGAGAGAAGTTCAAag GAGTTGTTGAGGAACTTCCTCTTTAATGGAATTAATGAGCTAGGAAGCAGAACATTCCTGGATTACTTTCCTGAGTACCGCTGTGAAGATGGGACTATAAATGAGAAGCGCAGCATTATTGGAAAGTCTTTTGAAAATCGCCCTTGGGATACAAGAGGGGAATTCATTG AAACACAACCTGAAGAACGCAGCAAGAATAGAGACGAAGAGACCTGA
- the LOC115950071 gene encoding putative F-box protein At3g21120 → MSIFSFSEFVLQLFGIKFQQASTVHFPSDLHFDIVSRLPVKSLLRFKCVSQLWCNMIDDPSLAYMHLTRSVEEPKMLILDHQTKKPDTSRFTEVVGGFLKADMNLVTKFARSKACFLESCCNGLLCFTKIYDDRVLVLFNPLRQEVIALPPHRASLIPSKSKYGLGFDSSTNTYKVVRVFFRGGCSFNMDAEVYTLGTSSWRPINKGPLCQIAGRPIFACGALHWFVHPYVDRDALKG, encoded by the exons ATGTCGAT ATTTAGTTTCTCGGAGTTTGTTCTTCAATTATTTGGTATCAAATTCCAGCAAGCTAGCACGGTGCACTTCCCTTCAGATCTCCACTTTGACATCGTTTCACGACTACCCGTCAAGTCACTTTTACGATTCAAGTGTGTCTCTCAACTATGGTGCAATATGATTGATGATCCATCTCTTGCTTACATGCATTTGACTCGATCTGTTGAAGAACCCAAGATGTTAATTCTTGATCATCAAACGAAAAAACCAGATACATCAAGGTTTACAGAAGTTGTTGGGGGCTTCTTGAAGGCTGACATGAATTTAGTTACAAAGTTTGCAAGGTCAAAAGCATGTTTCTTAGAGAGTTGTTGCAATGGTTTGCTTTGCTTTACAAAAATTTATGACGATAgagttttggttttgtttaatCCTCTTAGACAAGAAGTTATAGCACTGCCACCACATAGAGCTTCTCTTATACCAAGCAAGAGCAAATATGGATTAGGTTTTGATTCTTCAACAAACACATACAAGGTTGTTAGGGTTTTCTTCCGTGGAGGCTGTTCATTCAATATGGATGCTGAAGTTTACACTCTTGGTACAAGTTCATGGAGACCTATTAACAAAGGTCCTCTCTGCCAAATTGCTGGAAGACCTATATTTGCATGTGGAGCACTTCATTGGTTTGTTCACCCTTATGTTGATAGGGATGCTCTAAAAGGCTAG
- the LOC115981692 gene encoding protein TIC 62, chloroplastic, whose amino-acid sequence MASRLLFTPIPDFPVPVEKFPKPHQRVPCFTFTLAPPTSYSSKSISSSGRGSPPPPLNAVKEELIQSPSSERTHDSKTSPSSSSKLVLVAGGSGGVGQLVVASLLNRNIKSRLLVRDPEKAISLFGKQDEETLQVIKGDTRNPEDLDPSIFEGVTHVICCTGTTAFPSKRWDGDNTPERVDWEGVRNLVSALPSSLKRIVLVSSIGVTKFSELPWSIMNLFGVLKFKRMGEDFLRNSGLPFTIIRPGRLTDGPYTSYDLNTLLKATAGQRRAVLIGQGDKLVGEASRIVVAEACIQALDMEFTEGKVYEINSVEGEGPGSDPQKWQELFKAAQAQ is encoded by the exons ATGGCTTCCAGACTCTTATTCACTCCAATTCCCGATTTCCCAGTCCCAGTTGAAAAATTCCCAAAACCCCATCAACGAGTCCCATGTTTTACATTCACTCTTGCACCTCCAACTTCTTATTCTTCTAAGTCCATTTCTAGCTCTGGAAGAGGGTCACCACCACCGCCACTTAATGCTGTCAAAGAGGAACTCATCCAATCCCCGAGTTCAGAGCGAACCCATGATTCCAAAacctctccttcttcttcttcgaagCTTGTTCTCGTCGCTGGTGGCTCCGGTGGTGTTG GGCAGTTGGTAGTGGCATCATTGCTAAACAGGAATATCAAGTCACGACTTTTAGTACGAGATCCTGAGAAAGCAATATCCTTGTTTGGTAAACAAGATGAGGAAACATTGCAG GTGATTAAAGGGGATACTCGGAACCCAGAGGATTTAGATCCATCTATATTTGAG GGAGTAACACATGTGATTTGCTGCACGGGAACAACAGCCTTTCCTTCGAAACGATGGGATGGGGATAACACACCAGAAAGAGTAG ATTGGGAGGGTGTGAGAAATCTTGTATCTGCACTGCCTTCGTCACTGAAGAGAATTGTTCTTGTTTCGTCAATCGGAGTAACAAAGTTCAGTGAACTACCGTGGAG CATTATGAACCTCTTTGGTGTCCTCAAATTTAAAAGGATGGGGGAGGATTTTCTTCGCAATTCTGGTCTTCCATTTACCATAATCAG ACCTGGTAGATTGACCGATGGACCTTACACATCATATGATCTAAATACTTTGCTCAAAGCTACAGCTGGGCAAAGACGTGCAGTTCTTATAGGTCAAG GAGATAAACTTGTTGGAGAAGCTAGCAGAATTGTAGTTGCAGAAGCTTGTATACAGGCACTGGACATGGAATTCACTGAAGGCAAAGTTTATGAAATCAACTCAGTTGAG GGAGAAGGACCAGGAAGTGATCCGCAGAAGTGGCAAGAGCTATTTAAAGCTGCCCAAGCCCAATAA
- the LOC115950079 gene encoding zinc finger BED domain-containing protein 6-like: protein MAIARFLYDNCIPFNVVNSVYYQKMIDAVAAAGPGYKTPSYHAVRVPLLRDQKKEVQLLVESQRRHWAEVGCTLMVDGWTDTRHRSLINFLVYCPRGMVFVKSIDASDIVKSTRNLYKLFDEVVTWVGPKNIVHMVTDNASNYVSAGKLLCEKYKTISWSPCAAHCLNLVLQDMGDMPHVERLKKRASKVTVFIYNHVALIAWLRKRPGWTDIVRVGATRFATTFLSFGSVHVHKHDLQALVTSKFFMGNRLARESKAKEVVSIILDNSFWDDINVLVKIISLPLIRLLRES, encoded by the coding sequence ATGGCTATTGCAAGGTTCCTGTATGACAATTGCATACCTTTTAATGTAGTCAATTCAGTGTACTACCAAAAGATGATTGATGCTGTAGCTGCTGCTGGTCCGGGCTACAAAACTCCATCTTATCATGCTGTACGGGTCCCTTTGTTGAGGGATCAAAAGAAAGAGGTGCAGTTGTTGGTTGAGTCACAACGTAGGCATTGGGCAGAAGTTGGATGTACACTTATGGTTGATGGTTGGACAGATACTAGACATAGGTCATTGATTAATTTCCTTGTCTATTGTCCTAGGGGAATGGTATTTGTAAAATCAATTGATGCCTCAGATATTGTGAAAAGTACTAGAAACTtatataaattgtttgatgaaGTAGTTACATGGGTTGGTCCAAAAAACATAGTTCACATGGTTACCGACAATGCTTCCAATTATGTATCTGCTGGTAAATTGTTGTGTGAAAAGTATAAGACCATTAGTTGGTCTCCTTGCGCAGCACATTGCCTGAATCTTGTGTTGCAGGATATGGGAGACATGCCTCATGTGGAGAGACTTAAAAAACGTGCATCCAAAGTtacagtttttatttataatcatgTAGCTTTGATTGCTTGGTTGAGGAAGAGACCTGGTTGGACAGATATTGTACGTGTAGGAGCAACAAGATTTGCTActacttttctttcatttggAAGTGTTCATGTGCATAAGCATGACTTGCAAGCCTTAGTGACTAGCAAGTTTTTTATGGGCAATAGATTGGCAAGAGAGTCAAAGGCAAAAGAAGTAGTTTCTATCATTTTAGATAATTCTTTTTGGGATGATATTAATGTTCTTGTCAAGATCATTTCATTGCCGCTCATTCGTTTGTTACGTGAAAGTtaa